Genomic window (Candidatus Palauibacter australiensis):
CCGGCGGGACATCGAGGAAGCGGTCCGGATCCTGAGCGGCGCCCGCTATCCGGTCATCGTCTCCGGGGGAGGGGTCAGCCAGGGGGACGCGCTCGCGGAAGTCACGGCGCTGGCCGAGCACCTGAGCGCCCCGGTGGTCAACACGTACCTGCACAACGACACCTTTCCCTACAGCCACGAACTGGGGTGCGGGCCGATCGGCTACTGCGGGTCGAAGGCCGCCATGCGTACGATCGCCAAGGCGGACGTGGTGCTGGCGCTCGGGACCCGGCTCGGGGTCTTCGGCCTGCTGCCGCAGTACGACATGACCTACTGGCCCGAAGACGCCACGCTCATCCAGGTGGACCGGGACGCCCGACAGTGGGGGATGAGCAAGATCCCCGCCCTCTTCTCCGTCGCGGACGTGAAAGAGTACGCCGTCGAACTGCTCGACGAACTGAGGAAGGCGCGGCCGAACCCCGGGCGGAACGAGGCGCGCATCGCCGACGTCGCCCGCGAGAAGCGGACTTGGGACGAGGAACTCGAGGAATGGTCTTCGTCCACCAGCGCCCTCATGCACCCCCGGCGCTTCCTGTGGGAGTTCACGCGCGCGCTGCCCGACGACGCGCTCGTGACCACGGACATCGGCAACACCTGCTCGATCACCAACGGATACCTCCGCTTCGACGGCCCGCGGCAGCACCTCGCCGCGCTCACGTGGGGGAACTGCGGCTTCGCGTACGGCGCCGCGCTGGGCGCCAAGGTCGGCAATCCGGCGGCTCCCGTGTTCGCGATTCAGGGGGATGGCGCGTGGGGCATCAGCGGCATGAGCGAGGTGATGACGGCGGTGCGCGAGGAGATCCCGGTCATCGCCATCGTCATCAACAACCACGAGTGGGGCGCCGAGAAGAAGAACCAGATCGATTTCTACGACCATCGCTTCGTGGGCACCGACCTCAGCGCCAACCCGGACTTCGCCAAGGTGGCCGAGGCGATGGGCGCGAGGGGCTACACGGTCGAAGACTATCGCGATGTGCAGGACGTGGTGCGCGAC
Coding sequences:
- the xsc gene encoding sulfoacetaldehyde acetyltransferase, yielding PEAGIRFISVAHEQAAAHAADGLARVTGRPQACIAQNGPGAANFVSAIAAAFWAHSPVVAITPETGSLGIGTGGFQELDQMPMFEAQTVFQVRVNRPERMGELARRCFYRAKLELGPTHLNIPRDYFYGDIEEEIFATPVLGPGRPPRRDIEEAVRILSGARYPVIVSGGGVSQGDALAEVTALAEHLSAPVVNTYLHNDTFPYSHELGCGPIGYCGSKAAMRTIAKADVVLALGTRLGVFGLLPQYDMTYWPEDATLIQVDRDARQWGMSKIPALFSVADVKEYAVELLDELRKARPNPGRNEARIADVAREKRTWDEELEEWSSSTSALMHPRRFLWEFTRALPDDALVTTDIGNTCSITNGYLRFDGPRQHLAALTWGNCGFAYGAALGAKVGNPAAPVFAIQGDGAWGISGMSEVMTAVREEIPVIAIVINNHEWGAEKKNQIDFYDHRFVGTDLSANPDFAKVAEAMGARGYTVEDYRDVQDVVRDAVEAAASGRPCVINAVVEGGANVLAEPFRRDALAMPTRHLEKYAHLSLS